The Deltaproteobacteria bacterium DNA segment AACGGCGGTGGGGTGCTGGTAGCCCTTCTTCGCGATCCCGGCCAGGGTGGCCTCGGAGAGCTCGAAGTCGGTGAAGAGGGTGTCGGTCAGGACGGTGCCGCCCTCGGAGGGGGCGTCGGTGGTGGTGTCGGCCTCGGGGGCCTCGTGCTCGTCGTTCATGGTCTCGGGGTCGCTCATCGGTGCTCCGGATGGGGGGGCGAGGTTGCGCTTCGCCAGATCGTGCGCACTCTGCGGGGAGTGCAAGGAGGGGCAGTCGGGACGGGGCGGACGTACGTCAGTGGCGCCTGGTCCCACCTGCTGCTAGGAACGCGATGGATAGACCATCTGGGTCTCCCTGTCACTACCGTACTGATCTCCATGTCCGAGGAATCCAAGCGGCCTCCGGCCTCCAGCGGCGCCCTCGCCCGCGTCGATCCCCTCACCCGCTATCTCAACGAGATAGGGCGGCACCAGCTGCTCACACGGGAAGAGGAGCACGAGCTGGCCGTCCGCTACCAGGAGCAGGGGGACGTGGACGCCGCCTACAAGCTGGTCACGGCCAACCTGCGGCTGGTGGTGAAGATCGCCAACGAGTACCGCCGGGCCGCCTTCAACCTCCTGGACCTGATCCAGGAGGGCAACGTCGGCCTGATGCTGGCGGTGAAGAAGTTCGACCCCTACAAGGGCGTGAAGCTCTCCACCTACGCCGCCTGGTGGATCCGCGCGTACATCATCCGCTACGTGATGGACAACTGGCGGATGGTGAAGCTCGGCACCACCCAGGCCCAGCGCAAGCTCTTCTTCAACCTGCGCAAGGAGAAGCGGCGGCTGGAGAACCTCGGCTTCAAGCCCGAGGCCAAGCTGCTGGCCGCCAACCTCGACGTCACCGAGAAGGAGGTCGTCGAGATGGAGCAGCGCCTGGGCGCCAGCGAGCCCTCGATCGACACCCCCTACGGGGACGAGGAGGGCGGACAGACCCTGGGCGACCGCCTCACCCTGGACGGCGAGGGGGCCGACGAGGTGCTCGGCGACCGGGAGCTGAAGGCCATCTTCCGGGAGAAGCTGGCCGAGTTCGAGGAGAGCCTCGACGACGAGCGCGAGCGCTTCATCTTCGAGAAGCGCCTCGTCTCCGAGGAGCCGATGACCCTGCAGGACATCGGCGCAAAGTTCGGCGTGAGCCGCGAGCGCGCGCGTCAGCTGGAGGCCCGGCTGGTGAAGCGGCTGCGTGAGTACATGGAGAGCCAGCTCCCCGACTTCGGGATGCTGGTGGTGGAGGGGATGGAATGAAGTGGCGCTACGTCCTGCTGGCGGCGGTCCTGGTGGTGCAGATCCCGCTCTTGCACCAGGCCTGCTGGTCGGCGCCGCCCGCCAGCCAGTCCCTCCCCTTCGCCGACGACTTCGAGCGCGCGGAGCTGGGGCCGGCCTACGGCACCTTCTTCCACGCCGCGCGGCCGAAGATCGAGGCCGGGCGCCTCTGGACCGGCGAGGTGAAGAACAACCCCATCTGGCTGGACCTCGAGCTGCCCGAGGACGTGGTCGTCACCTTCGACGTCCAGGCCACCGCCCGGGCGGGTGACGTGAAGTGGGAGCTCTTCGGCAACGGCCGCGACCACGAGAGCGGCTACGTCTTCGTCTTCGGCGGCTGGACCAACACCATCTCGATCATCGCCCGCCTCGACGAGCACGGCAGCGACCGCAAGGAGCGCAAGGACTTCCGGGTCGATCCCGCCCGCGTCTACCAGATGCGCGTCGAGCGGAAGGCCGGCCACCTCAAGTGGTACGTGGACGGCACCCTCTTCCTGGAGTGGAAGGACGAGAGCCCCCTCACCGGCACGGGCCACGACCGCTTCGGCTTCTCGGCCTGGGAGACCCCGGCCTACTTCGACAACCTGCGGATCGAGGCGCTCTAGGGGCCTCCGCGCCGCTCACTCGAGGTACTTCGCCCAGCGCTCCTTCTGCTCGGCGTCGTCCCGGGCCTTCTGCCGCTCCTCCTTCTCCTTGGCGCGGCGGGTCCGGTTCTCCTCGGGGTCACCCTGGGCCAGCTGGGCGACCATCCCGGCGAGGGCCACGATGCCGATGAGGGAGAGGGAGACCAGGGGCCTCCCGGGCAGGCCCTGGAGGAAGGGCAGGATGGCCACCAGGCCGGTGTAGACCAGGAAGGCGCCGACCACCGCCGTGAGGGCCACGCTCATCACCTTGATGAGCATCACCGCCAGCAGGCCGCCGAGGACGAAGCCGGCCACCGCGCCCCAGAGGACCATCTCCCGGTCGCCGGCCGCCCCGGAGAGGCCCTCGGCACCGATCACCGCGCCGACCCCTCCCCCGAGGACGAAGACCCCGATCTGCCAGGCCGGCCAGGCCAGGCCCGCCAGGACCAGGCTCACCGGCAGGGCGATGTACATGGGGGTGATGCCGAAGTGGACCCCGGTGATCCGGCCCAGCTCCCAGCCCGCGGCGGCCCCCACCCCCACGATGAGCAGGCGGAAGATCCGCCGCCCGAAGAAGCAGTAGGCCGCCCCCACCCCCAGCAGGATGGCCCCGGCCACCAGGGGGAGCCCCCGGCCCAGGGTCAGCAGGGTGGGCAGCGAGAGGGAGTCGAGGAACTGCTGCATGCTCATCCGTGCCGGAGCACGACCCCCAGCAGGAAGACCACGGCCCAGAGGCCCAGGGCGGCGAAGAAGATGCCCAGGGCGAAGGGCTCGAGGCGCAGCGAGCGGCGGGTCGCCTCCAGGAGGGCCCGATCCGCCTCGTCCACGCTGCCCGCCGCGGCGGCCTCGACCCGCTCGGCCAGGGCGACCAGGTCCCCGGCGGCCCGCAGGCCCTCCAGCTCCACGGCCAGGTCACTCAGGGCCTCTCCGGACCGATCTTCCTGCGCCTTCCCCATGGGTGATTTCTACCCCGGTCTCGCCAGCGTTGCCCAGCCGGGCCGCCGCGTGGTAAACGCCGCCCCTTCAGCCGTAAAGGAGACGACATGTCCGACGAGACCCAGCAGATCGAAGAGACCGAGAAGACCGAGACCCCGGCCGCCGTCGCCGAGGCGCCCGCCAAGGCCGCCGCCCCCATCGAGGAGCAGGCCGAGGAGAAGAAGGACGTCGAGATGACCATGTGCATGGTCAGCAAGCAGATGGTGCCCCTCGAGGAGACCATCGAGCTCGAGCGCAAGAAGGGTGAGGTGCTCCGCATCCACTCGCGCTACAAGAAGTTCAACTAGGCCTTCCAGTTCCTCTCGAAGATGGCTGCCTGGCGCCTGGTGGCTGCCACAGCCATCCTCCCTGCGCTCCTCGCCGCCTGCGCTGGCGGGGAGCCGCGGCCCCCCACGGATCCTCCCGGGTCCGAGACGCTCGAGCTGCGCCTGGCGCTCCTGCTCCCTCCCGAGCTGGAGGAGGACGCCGCCGAGGGCTTCGCCCGCAGCGTGACCGTGGTGATCGAGAACCGGGGCGAGCTGCCGGCCGTCGTCCTCTCCCTCGCGGCGGAGGGGATGGGCAGCGGCGAGCGAGCGCTCTTCGTCCCGGGCCCCGAGGGCAGCGGGACGCTGCGGGCCTTCGGCTTCCTCCCCCCCGGCGAGAGCGTCCGCTACCGGCTGGGGGTGAGCTACCCCCGCGCCGGCTCGGGCCCCCTGCGCCTCTCGGCCCGGATCCGGCCCCTGTCCGCCGGGACCCCCGGAAAGGTGATGGAGGAGGTGATCCTCCCGGTGGAGGGCGAGGAGACGGGCCTCTCGGCGAGCGCGTCGATCAGCGTCGCGCCCCGCAGCTTCGACCTGGCGGCGGCCCGCGCCCGGGCCCGCGCGGCGGCGGGAGAGGAGCCCACCGAGGCGGCATACAGCCGCACCCTGGGGGGTTGGGTCCTCCTGATGCCCTCCGCCACCCTCCTGTGCACCCCGGGCGAGACCCGGGAGCTGACCGGTCTTTCCCTGGCCGCCGTCCACCTGATGGACCAAACTGGAGAGACCGTCCCGGTCCTCGACGGCGAGGGCCGGCTGCGGTCGGTTCCCAAGGGGCCGCTCCTGCTGCTCCTCCTGGAGGAGGCGCGGCGGGACGGCAAGACGATCAGCACCGGTGAGTACGCGGAAGGAAAGGAGGCCCTCGTTGTCGAATGAACGCTCGCGCCTCCTCCTGCGCCGCGACCTCCTGCGCCTGGGCCTCGCCTCCCTCGCCGGCCTGCTCCTCCCCGGAAGGGCCGAGGCCTTCGGCGCCTCGAGCAAGCTGATCTTCGCCCTCCTCGATCACGGCAGCGATCCCGATCCGAGGCCGACGGCCCTGCGCCGCCTGGCCTGGGAGATCGTGAAGCGCACCAGCATCGACTGCGAGCTGGACACGGTGCGGCTGAAGGCGAACTCCCCGGCCCTCTTCAAGCACCCCCTCCTGGTCCTCACTGGGCGGCAGGGGCTCCCTCCCCTCTCGGCGAGCGAGGCCGCCTCCCTGCGCCGCTACCTCACCTACGGGGGCACCCTCTTCGTGGACAGCACCGAGGGCGGCCCGGGCTCGGCCTTCGACCGCTCGGTGCGCGAGCTGCTCCTCGAGGTCTTCCCGAAGCAGCGGCTCGCGCCCATCGAGCGCGACCACGTCCTCTACAAGAGCTTCTACCTCCTCGAGAGCGCCGGCGGCCGCGTCGTGCGGCGCCCCTACCTCGAGGGGATCCAGCACGATGACCGCTACGCGGTGATCTACAGCCAGAACGACTACCTGGGCGCCTGGGCCCGGGACGACCTGGGCACCTGGGAGATGGAGATGGACGCGCGGCGGCGCGAGCTCTCCTTCCGCTTCGGGGTCAACCTGGTGATGTACGCCCTCTGCCTCGACTACAAGGACGACCAGGTCCACCTCCCCTTCATCCTCAAGCGGCGGAAGACCTGATGCCTCCCGCCCCTCCCGAGTTCAACGACTGGACGGTGGCCCTGGGCACCTCCCTGCCCGGCTGGGCGCTGGCCCTGCTGATCGCGGGGCTGGGCGTCGCCTTCTATCGCGCCTCGCGGGGCCTCGCCCGCGAGCCCCGCCCCTGGCGGCGGCGCCTGCTCCTCTCCCTGCGCCTCTCGGCCTCGGTGCTCGTCGCCCTGCTCCTGCTGGAGCCCGCGATCCAGCTCCTCCAGGTGCGGCGGGTTAAGAACCGGGTGGCGGTGCTGGTGGACGTCTCCGAGAGCATGGGGCTGCCGGCCCGCGCCGGAGGGCCCTCCCGCCTCGACGACGTCCGGGCGCTCTTCCAGCAGGCGCGGCCGGCCCTCGACGCGCTGGCCGAGGGCTTCGTCTTCGAGTTCTTCACCTTCGCCGAGCGCGCCACTCCCGGCACCCCGGCGGTCCTCGACACGGCGGCCGCCGACGGGCGCCGCAGCGACCTGGTCGGCGCCCTCGAGGCCGCCGCGGAAGGGGGCGCCGCCGGCCGCAAGCTGGCCGGCCTGCTGGTCTTCTCCGACGGCGCCGACACCGAGGCCCTCCAGGAGGGGCTCACCCCCGAGGTCCGGGATCGCCTCGAGGCCCTCGACGCCCCGGTCCACACCTTCCTGGCCGGCAGCGCTGACGCCCTGCAGGACCTGGCCGTCACCCGGGTGCAGGCCGACGCCTTCGCCTTCGTCCGCAACGCCCTCGAGGTCGACGCGACGATCCGCTCCCACGGCCTGCGCGAGCAGGAGGTGCCGGTGGTGCTGCGGCGGGAGGGCCGCATCGTCGCGCAGACCACCGCGAAGATCGGCGCCGGAGAGGACGCGACCGTCACCTTCCGCTTCACTCCGGACACCACCGGGAAGTTCATCTACAGCGTCTCGGTGCCGGTGCTGGCCGGGGAGTCCCTCACCACCAACAACCAGCGCACCTTCATGCTGAAGGTGATCCGCGACCGGATCCGGGTGCTGCAGGTGGCCGGGCGCCCCTCCTGGGACGAGCGCTTCCTCCGGGGCCTCTTCAAGCGGGACCCCAACGTCGACCTG contains these protein-coding regions:
- a CDS encoding RNA polymerase factor sigma-32, whose translation is MSEESKRPPASSGALARVDPLTRYLNEIGRHQLLTREEEHELAVRYQEQGDVDAAYKLVTANLRLVVKIANEYRRAAFNLLDLIQEGNVGLMLAVKKFDPYKGVKLSTYAAWWIRAYIIRYVMDNWRMVKLGTTQAQRKLFFNLRKEKRRLENLGFKPEAKLLAANLDVTEKEVVEMEQRLGASEPSIDTPYGDEEGGQTLGDRLTLDGEGADEVLGDRELKAIFREKLAEFEESLDDERERFIFEKRLVSEEPMTLQDIGAKFGVSRERARQLEARLVKRLREYMESQLPDFGMLVVEGME
- a CDS encoding DUF4159 domain-containing protein produces the protein MSNERSRLLLRRDLLRLGLASLAGLLLPGRAEAFGASSKLIFALLDHGSDPDPRPTALRRLAWEIVKRTSIDCELDTVRLKANSPALFKHPLLVLTGRQGLPPLSASEAASLRRYLTYGGTLFVDSTEGGPGSAFDRSVRELLLEVFPKQRLAPIERDHVLYKSFYLLESAGGRVVRRPYLEGIQHDDRYAVIYSQNDYLGAWARDDLGTWEMEMDARRRELSFRFGVNLVMYALCLDYKDDQVHLPFILKRRKT